A stretch of Acidimicrobiia bacterium DNA encodes these proteins:
- a CDS encoding VOC family protein, whose protein sequence is MTHDELLNPQEMVHVRYMVDDVEEAIAFYTKLLDFALISNAAPAFADVRRGNLRLLLAGPTSSAGRPMADGAKPGPGGWNRIHFHVDDIAADVARLRDAGAQFRNDVVEGPGGKQVLILDPSGNIVELFQPATG, encoded by the coding sequence ATGACACACGACGAACTGCTCAACCCTCAAGAGATGGTTCACGTCCGTTACATGGTCGACGACGTCGAGGAGGCGATCGCCTTTTACACGAAGCTCCTCGACTTTGCCTTGATCTCGAACGCCGCGCCGGCGTTCGCCGACGTCAGACGCGGCAACCTGCGCCTGCTGCTCGCGGGACCGACGAGCTCCGCCGGACGGCCGATGGCCGACGGCGCCAAGCCTGGCCCGGGTGGCTGGAACCGCATCCACTTCCACGTCGACGACATCGCTGCCGACGTCGCGCGTCTGCGCGACGCGGGCGCTCAGTTCCGCAATGACGTCGTCGAAGGTCCGGGCGGCAAGCAGGTCTTGATCCTCGACCCGTCCGGGAACATCGTCGAGCTGTTCCAACCGGCGACGGGGTGA
- a CDS encoding metalloregulator ArsR/SmtB family transcription factor → MAVDAGAESRVLQLLGDPQRWRLLSELADSDRRVGELTELVGKPQNLVSYHLGELRAAGLVSARRSAADGRDTYYRADLGRCAALLVDASAALHPALRLELVPPPPDAQPFPRGRTPKVLFLCTGNSARSQMAEALLEHRSGHTIQARSAGSHPKPLHPNAVRVMAERGLDIAERTTKHLRRFARNRFDRVITLCDKVKEVCPEFPGSPPTAHWSMPDPAAEGDNDDSSYPAFVRTADEIENRVDLLMSRLTVVQEDIP, encoded by the coding sequence ATGGCGGTCGACGCTGGCGCAGAATCGCGTGTCCTGCAGCTGCTGGGCGATCCGCAGCGGTGGCGATTGCTGAGCGAGCTGGCCGACAGTGATCGCCGTGTCGGTGAGCTCACCGAATTGGTGGGCAAGCCGCAGAACCTGGTGTCGTACCACCTGGGGGAGCTGCGCGCTGCTGGGCTGGTCTCGGCTCGGCGAAGTGCCGCCGACGGTCGTGACACCTACTACCGCGCCGACCTCGGTCGCTGCGCCGCGCTGCTCGTCGACGCCAGCGCCGCATTGCATCCGGCATTGCGCCTCGAGCTCGTCCCGCCCCCACCCGACGCGCAGCCCTTCCCCCGGGGACGGACGCCGAAGGTGCTGTTCCTCTGCACCGGGAACTCAGCACGATCGCAGATGGCTGAAGCGCTTCTGGAGCACCGATCCGGGCACACCATCCAGGCGCGCAGCGCCGGGAGCCATCCCAAGCCGCTGCATCCCAACGCAGTGCGCGTGATGGCCGAGCGAGGCCTCGACATCGCCGAGCGGACTACGAAGCACCTACGCCGCTTCGCCCGCAACCGCTTCGACCGCGTCATCACACTGTGCGACAAGGTGAAAGAGGTATGCCCCGAGTTCCCCGGTTCGCCGCCGACGGCACATTGGAGCATGCCCGACCCGGCCGCAGAGGGTGACAACGACGACTCCAGCTACCCAGCGTTCGTGCGAACCGCCGACGAGATCGAAAACCGGGTCGATCTGCTGATGAGCCGCCTCACCGTCGTTCAGGAGGACATCCCATGA
- a CDS encoding YlcI/YnfO family protein translates to MAKQTTVRLPDALADEAEAVARVKGTSVNALIVDSLAAEIERVRADKDFTLRARELLKRDKELLDRLAR, encoded by the coding sequence ATGGCAAAGCAGACGACCGTACGGCTCCCCGATGCGTTGGCAGACGAGGCTGAGGCGGTCGCACGCGTGAAGGGCACAAGCGTGAATGCGTTGATCGTCGACTCGCTCGCTGCGGAGATCGAGCGCGTCCGCGCTGACAAGGACTTCACGTTGCGTGCGCGCGAGCTGTTGAAGCGTGACAAGGAGTTGTTGGACCGGCTCGCGCGGTGA
- a CDS encoding Fic family protein → MTRYLTLAEYFWLAEQVTGTEAAVLVKAARVELADSALHAPAAGFGDQDFYPDLIDKAAVLTCRLAWNHPLPDGNKRAAWAALVMFADLNGGAWEPRWIARSRRCTTLSRPGQQAAAWSA, encoded by the coding sequence GTGACGCGGTACCTCACGCTGGCCGAGTACTTCTGGCTGGCCGAGCAGGTCACTGGCACCGAGGCCGCGGTCCTCGTGAAGGCAGCGCGAGTCGAGCTCGCCGACTCGGCGCTCCACGCACCGGCGGCCGGCTTCGGCGATCAAGACTTCTATCCGGATCTCATCGACAAGGCCGCCGTACTCACCTGCCGACTGGCCTGGAACCACCCGCTTCCAGACGGCAACAAGCGGGCGGCGTGGGCCGCGCTCGTGATGTTCGCCGACCTCAACGGCGGCGCGTGGGAACCGCGCTGGATCGCGAGGTCGCGTCGATGCACGACGCTGTCCCGGCCAGGACAGCAAGCCGCAGCGTGGTCGGCGTGA
- a CDS encoding RNA polymerase sigma factor, protein MIGWEFGDLLAAAQDSQEWAVAVLWRDLHPPLLRYLRGVEPGAAEDIESETWLQAARDLHRFRGNEMEFRAWLFTIARHRLLDWRRHAARRPARPVAPDQLPESATPDDAASAVMQNLDTDAALALVGTLPPDQAEVILLRVLGGLDATQVASILGKRPGTVRVLQHRGLRRLAERLGRPELQPRGVTR, encoded by the coding sequence TTGATCGGCTGGGAGTTCGGCGACCTGCTCGCCGCGGCACAAGACAGCCAGGAGTGGGCAGTCGCCGTCCTCTGGCGTGATCTGCATCCGCCGCTGTTGCGGTACTTGCGCGGCGTGGAACCGGGCGCCGCCGAGGACATCGAGTCCGAGACATGGCTCCAGGCCGCCCGCGACCTGCACCGGTTCCGCGGCAACGAGATGGAGTTCCGGGCTTGGCTGTTCACGATCGCCCGGCATCGCCTCCTCGACTGGCGACGTCACGCCGCGCGACGACCGGCGAGACCAGTCGCGCCCGACCAGCTCCCCGAGAGCGCAACCCCGGACGACGCAGCAAGTGCAGTGATGCAGAACCTCGACACCGACGCGGCGCTCGCCCTCGTAGGCACATTGCCACCCGATCAGGCCGAGGTCATCTTGCTGCGCGTACTCGGCGGACTCGACGCGACGCAGGTCGCTTCGATCCTCGGAAAGCGCCCCGGAACGGTGCGGGTGCTCCAACACCGAGGGTTGCGGCGCCTGGCCGAGCGGCTCGGGCGTCCTGAGCTCCAGCCCAGAGGTGTAACGCGATGA